In Microbacterium foliorum, the following proteins share a genomic window:
- a CDS encoding ABC transporter substrate-binding protein, whose amino-acid sequence MSVFTSSRAVKVLGGIAVASISAIVLAGCTGAATDSESEAPSSEERQELTLNIGTVLPQTGALAFLGPPEEAGVGLAAAEINEAAKGITIDVEYGDSGDPDNKAYETTVPRLLGNDVQALIGAASSGVTKLFLDQAVGAGVITFSPANTSPDFTDWDDNGLYWRTAPSDLLQGEVLGNLIAEDGHQSIGIIYLNDAYGNGLESALTETFEGTGGEVVASESYNAGDTNFSAQVSTIMAQNPDAIAVIGFEETSTIVPSFVNSGFDGANFYFVDGNTSQWGDTMPVSIEGSKGTQPGPVLADDFQDRLKAQWLEQGDGAELADFNYAGESYDAVVLLALASLAANSNEPADIAASLQEVSGGSGDGEKCESFTDCADIILDGGVADYDGYSGGVAFDDAGDPTEATIGVFQYGADNMHSRLD is encoded by the coding sequence ATGAGCGTCTTCACCAGCTCGCGTGCCGTCAAGGTCCTCGGCGGCATCGCCGTCGCCAGCATCAGCGCCATCGTTCTCGCCGGATGCACGGGGGCTGCGACCGACTCAGAGTCGGAGGCCCCTTCGTCCGAAGAGCGACAGGAGCTCACCCTCAACATCGGCACGGTTCTGCCGCAGACCGGAGCACTCGCGTTCCTCGGCCCGCCCGAGGAGGCCGGAGTGGGTCTCGCTGCAGCGGAGATCAACGAGGCCGCGAAGGGCATCACCATCGACGTCGAATACGGCGACTCCGGCGACCCCGACAACAAGGCGTACGAGACCACGGTCCCTCGTCTGCTGGGCAATGACGTCCAGGCACTGATCGGTGCGGCATCCTCCGGTGTGACCAAGCTCTTCCTCGACCAGGCGGTCGGAGCCGGCGTGATCACCTTCTCGCCTGCGAACACCTCGCCGGACTTCACCGACTGGGATGACAACGGCCTGTACTGGCGCACCGCCCCGAGCGACCTGCTCCAGGGCGAGGTGCTCGGCAACCTGATCGCCGAGGACGGCCATCAGTCGATCGGCATCATCTACCTGAACGACGCCTACGGCAACGGCCTCGAGTCGGCGCTCACGGAGACCTTCGAGGGTACGGGCGGCGAGGTCGTCGCATCCGAGTCGTACAACGCGGGAGACACCAACTTCAGCGCTCAGGTGTCGACGATCATGGCGCAGAACCCTGACGCCATCGCGGTGATCGGCTTCGAGGAGACGTCGACCATCGTTCCGTCGTTCGTGAACAGCGGCTTCGACGGCGCGAACTTCTACTTCGTCGACGGCAACACCTCCCAGTGGGGTGACACGATGCCGGTCTCCATCGAAGGCTCGAAGGGCACGCAGCCCGGACCGGTTCTCGCGGACGACTTCCAGGACCGCCTGAAGGCGCAGTGGCTCGAGCAGGGCGACGGCGCTGAACTCGCCGACTTCAACTACGCCGGCGAGTCGTATGACGCCGTCGTGCTGCTGGCACTCGCGTCTCTCGCTGCGAACTCCAACGAACCCGCAGACATCGCAGCAAGCCTGCAGGAGGTCTCCGGCGGTTCGGGTGATGGCGAGAAGTGCGAGTCCTTCACGGACTGCGCAGACATCATCCTCGACGGCGGAGTGGCCGACTACGACGGCTACTCCGGTGGCGTCGCGTTCGACGACGCAGGCGACCCGACCGAAGCGACCATCGGCGTCTTCCAGTACGGTGCAGACAACATGCACAGCCGCCTCGACTGA
- a CDS encoding MFS transporter, with the protein MTHTDSTLSATTPQTTDRFTPAQTLAMGVLLTANFTLAVDFSILNVALPPIGRELGFDTASLQWIVTAFAICAASFTLFFGRVADPLGRKRLFLAGLVLLGAASVVGGLATTPGVLLAARVGQGIATAMVTPAALALMTTMFPEGRARSRALGLNGALMAAGFTSGAVLGGLLTGGVSWRWAFFINVAVAAAALLVGAFVLHEPRRVARARLDVVGAVTVTAALVALVFGIDSAGRVGWGDPGTWAPLGVSAAFFVVFALAERRATEPLIAPSLLRSTQIAWGNLAGLLAFATETSLVFLLTIYLQEILGYTPIAAGLMLGVLGLGTVLGGLLAPRVIGRVGSSRAIVVGLIVQAAATFPLAFASEEQAWAIPLLILTFLGGVANLVAIVGYVVTATGSVPSEQQGLATGLVTMSQQVGIALGTPVMAAVVAAFAGAGLLAGLQAAIGLNAVMALSTALLVAVVLRSPRSR; encoded by the coding sequence GTGACTCATACCGACTCGACTCTCTCCGCCACGACGCCGCAGACGACTGATCGCTTCACCCCGGCGCAGACGCTCGCCATGGGCGTCCTTCTGACGGCGAACTTCACTCTCGCCGTCGACTTCTCTATCCTCAATGTCGCGCTGCCGCCGATCGGGCGAGAGCTCGGCTTCGACACGGCGTCGCTGCAGTGGATCGTGACCGCTTTCGCGATCTGCGCCGCGTCGTTCACCCTGTTCTTCGGGCGGGTGGCCGACCCGCTCGGGCGGAAGCGGCTGTTCCTGGCCGGGCTCGTGCTGCTCGGTGCGGCGTCGGTCGTCGGCGGACTCGCCACCACACCGGGCGTGCTGCTGGCCGCTCGTGTCGGTCAGGGGATCGCCACGGCGATGGTCACCCCGGCGGCTCTCGCGCTGATGACCACCATGTTCCCCGAGGGACGGGCACGCTCGCGGGCGCTCGGGCTCAACGGGGCACTCATGGCAGCGGGGTTCACGTCGGGAGCGGTGCTCGGAGGGCTGCTCACCGGAGGCGTCTCGTGGCGCTGGGCGTTCTTCATCAACGTCGCGGTGGCCGCTGCAGCCCTGCTCGTCGGGGCCTTCGTGCTTCACGAGCCGAGGCGCGTCGCACGGGCTCGCCTCGATGTCGTCGGCGCCGTCACCGTGACAGCCGCTCTCGTCGCGCTCGTCTTCGGCATCGACTCCGCGGGGCGCGTCGGCTGGGGCGACCCGGGCACCTGGGCGCCGCTCGGTGTCTCCGCGGCGTTCTTCGTGGTGTTCGCGCTCGCCGAGAGGCGGGCGACCGAACCGCTCATCGCCCCGTCGCTGCTGAGGAGCACGCAGATCGCGTGGGGCAACCTCGCCGGCCTCCTCGCGTTCGCGACCGAGACGTCGCTCGTTTTCCTGCTGACCATCTATCTGCAGGAGATCCTCGGGTACACCCCGATAGCGGCCGGGCTGATGCTGGGAGTGCTCGGTCTCGGCACCGTGCTCGGCGGCCTCCTCGCGCCCCGCGTCATCGGCAGGGTCGGATCGTCGCGTGCGATCGTCGTCGGATTGATCGTCCAGGCCGCCGCCACCTTCCCGCTGGCCTTCGCTTCCGAAGAGCAGGCCTGGGCGATTCCGCTGCTGATTCTGACTTTCCTCGGCGGCGTGGCGAATCTCGTCGCGATCGTCGGCTACGTCGTGACGGCGACGGGGTCGGTTCCCTCGGAACAGCAGGGGCTGGCGACCGGTCTCGTCACGATGAGCCAGCAGGTGGGCATCGCACTGGGCACACCGGTGATGGCAGCAGTGGTCGCGGCATTCGCCGGTGCCGGCCTTCTCGCCGGGCTGCAGGCGGCGATCGGCCTCAACGCGGTGATGGCGCTCTCGACCGCGCTCCTCGTCGCCGTCGTCCTCAGAAGTCCGCGAAGCCGCTGA
- a CDS encoding branched-chain amino acid ABC transporter permease, which produces MDWGGILNNTAGWLFSPTTIAYALAATGLAVHFGYAGLLNFGMAGFMAIGAYSYAISIISFGLPWWLGIIIGMVMAMVFAVILGIPTLRLRADYLAIVTIAAAEIVRLLFTTTVFDEYTNSADGLGGYHAGFRAANPFPEGTYGFGPWTYTANDLWVRVFGLILLAIAVFMVWSLMRSPWGRVLKSIREDEDAVRSLGKNVFGYKMQALTLGGIFGALGGVVFALPSAVVPATYTTSLTFFVWTILLLGGAATVFGPVLGSILFWVIMAFLDSVLPALAEQGILPISPIQAGTLRFVFVGVALMLLVIFRPQGILGNKRELTFVK; this is translated from the coding sequence ATGGATTGGGGAGGAATTCTCAACAACACCGCCGGCTGGCTCTTCAGCCCGACGACGATCGCCTACGCGCTCGCGGCGACGGGACTCGCGGTGCACTTCGGCTACGCGGGCCTGCTGAACTTCGGCATGGCGGGCTTCATGGCGATCGGCGCATACAGCTACGCGATCTCGATCATCTCGTTCGGGCTGCCCTGGTGGCTCGGAATCATCATCGGCATGGTCATGGCGATGGTCTTCGCCGTGATCCTCGGAATACCCACACTGCGACTCCGCGCCGACTATCTCGCCATCGTGACGATCGCGGCGGCCGAGATCGTGCGGCTCCTGTTCACCACCACGGTGTTCGACGAGTACACCAACTCCGCGGACGGCCTCGGCGGGTACCACGCGGGGTTCCGCGCGGCGAACCCCTTCCCCGAGGGCACATACGGCTTCGGTCCGTGGACGTACACCGCGAATGATCTCTGGGTGCGCGTCTTCGGCCTGATCCTGCTGGCGATCGCGGTGTTCATGGTGTGGTCACTGATGCGAAGCCCCTGGGGTCGCGTGCTGAAGAGCATCCGAGAGGACGAGGATGCCGTGCGCTCGCTCGGCAAGAACGTCTTCGGATACAAGATGCAGGCACTCACGCTCGGCGGGATCTTCGGGGCTCTCGGCGGCGTCGTCTTCGCGCTTCCCTCGGCGGTCGTCCCGGCGACGTACACGACGAGCCTCACGTTCTTCGTGTGGACCATCCTTCTGCTCGGAGGCGCGGCGACCGTGTTCGGTCCCGTTCTCGGATCCATTCTCTTCTGGGTCATCATGGCCTTCCTCGACAGTGTCCTTCCCGCGCTCGCCGAGCAGGGCATTCTGCCGATCTCGCCGATCCAGGCGGGGACGCTGCGATTCGTGTTCGTCGGCGTCGCACTGATGCTGTTGGTCATCTTCCGACCGCAGGGCATTCTCGGAAACAAGAGGGAGCTGACCTTTGTCAAGTAA
- a CDS encoding ABC transporter ATP-binding protein: MSSNSASPAGDSDSVGVPPATGSISRPKTTGLATGDNVPGVPKNDPIMIADNVTRRFGGLTAVDVEHLEIPRGAITALIGPNGAGKTTLFNLLCGFDKPNSGTWSFDGRQLSGIPSFKVAQMGQVRTFQLTKALSLLTVLENMKLGSTGQKGEKFWASMLPFIWRGQETEIEAKARDLLVRFKLDAKADDYAASLSGGQRKLLEMARALMSDPTLVMLDEPMAGVNPALTQSLLDHILDLKELGMTVLFVEHDMHMVRHIADWVVVMAEGRIVAEGPPDTVMQDQSVIDAYLGAHQDVDLGVVTGRVDGELDASAAELLEEIKIEEAAAAAPEEEEKK, encoded by the coding sequence TTGTCAAGTAACAGCGCATCTCCTGCAGGGGATTCCGACTCCGTCGGCGTGCCCCCGGCGACGGGGAGCATCTCGCGACCGAAGACCACGGGCCTCGCCACGGGCGACAACGTCCCCGGCGTCCCCAAGAACGATCCGATCATGATCGCCGATAACGTGACTCGACGCTTCGGCGGCCTCACCGCCGTCGACGTCGAGCACCTCGAGATACCCCGCGGAGCCATCACGGCTCTGATCGGACCCAACGGAGCAGGCAAGACCACTCTCTTCAACCTGCTCTGCGGATTCGACAAGCCCAACTCGGGGACGTGGAGCTTCGACGGACGTCAGCTCAGCGGCATCCCCTCGTTCAAGGTCGCGCAGATGGGGCAGGTCCGGACCTTCCAACTCACCAAGGCGCTGTCGCTTCTGACCGTGCTGGAGAACATGAAGCTCGGGTCGACCGGCCAGAAGGGCGAGAAGTTCTGGGCGAGCATGCTGCCGTTCATCTGGCGTGGCCAGGAGACGGAGATCGAGGCGAAGGCACGCGACCTTCTCGTGCGCTTCAAGCTCGACGCGAAGGCTGATGACTATGCCGCATCGCTCTCCGGAGGTCAGCGGAAGCTGCTCGAGATGGCCCGCGCTCTCATGAGCGATCCGACGCTGGTGATGCTGGACGAGCCGATGGCCGGAGTGAACCCTGCGCTCACCCAGTCGCTTCTCGATCACATCCTCGATCTCAAAGAACTCGGCATGACTGTGCTGTTCGTGGAGCACGACATGCACATGGTTCGCCACATCGCGGACTGGGTGGTCGTCATGGCTGAGGGACGGATCGTCGCCGAAGGTCCCCCCGACACCGTCATGCAGGACCAGTCGGTCATCGACGCGTACCTGGGGGCCCATCAGGACGTCGATCTCGGCGTCGTCACGGGTCGGGTCGACGGCGAGCTGGATGCGTCAGCGGCCGAACTCCTGGAAGAGATCAAGATCGAGGAGGCGGCCGCGGCCGCTCCCGAGGAGGAGGAGAAGAAGTGA
- the guaB gene encoding IMP dehydrogenase, translating into MDQHDPFGFVGLTYDDVLLLPGHTDVIPSEADTSSRITRRISVATPLLSSAMDTVTESRMAIAMAREGGIGILHRNLSIADQAAHVDRVKRSESGMITDPITTTPDATVEEVDALCAKYRISGLPVVDADGRLVGIITNRDMRFVSGFERQTTFVKDVMTSEGLVTAPVGVAAGEVIALFAHHRVEKLPLIDEDGKLAGLITIKDFDKSEKYPLATKDDQGRLRVGAAIGFFGDAWERAEALRDAGVDVLVVDTANGQSQGVIDLVKRLKADESFAHIDVIGGNVATREGAQALVDAGVDAVKVGVGPGSICTTRVVAGVGVPQVTAVYEASLAARPAGVPVIADGGLQYSGDIAKALVAGADAVMLGSLLAGTDESPGEIVFQSGKQFKQYRGMGSLGAMQTRGKQTSYSKDRYFQADVPSDDKLIPEGIEGQVPYRGPVGAVAYQLVGGLRQSMFYVGARTIEELKQRGKFVRITAAGLKESHPHDVQIVVEAPNYKR; encoded by the coding sequence ATGGACCAGCACGACCCCTTCGGCTTCGTCGGACTCACGTACGACGATGTGCTGCTCCTCCCGGGGCACACCGACGTCATCCCGAGCGAGGCCGACACCTCGTCGCGGATCACTCGCCGGATCTCGGTCGCGACACCGCTGCTGTCCAGCGCGATGGACACCGTCACCGAGTCTCGGATGGCCATCGCGATGGCACGAGAGGGCGGCATCGGCATCCTGCACCGCAACCTCTCGATCGCCGACCAGGCCGCGCACGTCGACCGCGTCAAGCGCAGCGAGTCGGGCATGATCACCGATCCGATCACGACGACGCCGGACGCGACCGTCGAAGAGGTCGACGCGCTCTGCGCCAAGTACCGCATCTCCGGCCTTCCGGTCGTCGACGCCGACGGACGCCTCGTGGGCATCATCACGAACCGCGACATGCGCTTCGTCTCGGGCTTCGAGCGTCAGACCACCTTCGTGAAGGACGTCATGACGTCGGAGGGACTCGTCACCGCACCGGTGGGCGTCGCCGCAGGCGAGGTCATCGCCCTCTTCGCGCATCACCGTGTCGAGAAGCTGCCGCTCATCGATGAAGACGGCAAGCTCGCGGGCCTCATCACCATCAAGGACTTCGACAAGAGCGAGAAGTATCCGCTGGCCACGAAGGACGACCAGGGTCGCCTGCGCGTCGGTGCGGCCATCGGCTTCTTCGGAGACGCCTGGGAGCGCGCCGAAGCGCTGCGCGACGCCGGCGTCGACGTGCTCGTGGTCGACACGGCCAACGGCCAGTCTCAGGGTGTGATCGACCTCGTCAAGCGGCTCAAGGCCGACGAGAGCTTCGCGCACATCGACGTGATCGGCGGCAACGTCGCGACTCGCGAGGGCGCTCAGGCGCTCGTCGACGCGGGAGTCGACGCCGTCAAGGTCGGCGTGGGTCCCGGCTCGATCTGCACCACTCGCGTCGTGGCGGGCGTCGGAGTGCCCCAGGTCACCGCCGTGTACGAGGCTTCGCTTGCCGCGCGCCCCGCCGGTGTGCCGGTGATCGCCGACGGCGGGCTGCAGTACTCGGGCGACATCGCCAAGGCGCTCGTCGCCGGTGCCGACGCCGTGATGCTCGGCTCGCTGCTCGCCGGCACCGACGAGTCGCCGGGCGAGATCGTGTTCCAGTCGGGCAAGCAGTTCAAGCAGTACCGCGGCATGGGCTCCCTCGGAGCCATGCAGACCCGTGGCAAGCAGACCTCGTACTCGAAGGACCGCTACTTCCAGGCCGACGTGCCGAGCGACGACAAGCTGATCCCCGAGGGCATCGAGGGTCAGGTGCCGTATCGCGGCCCGGTCGGCGCCGTCGCCTACCAGCTCGTCGGCGGACTGCGCCAGTCGATGTTCTACGTCGGCGCTCGCACCATCGAGGAGCTCAAGCAGCGCGGCAAGTTCGTGCGCATCACCGCGGCCGGGCTCAAGGAGTCGCACCCGCACGATGTGCAGATCGTGGTTGAAGCGCCGAACTACAAGCGCTGA
- a CDS encoding branched-chain amino acid ABC transporter permease, whose amino-acid sequence MSPTFSTTRRVAPWAATLVGLLLAAVMVLFGAPSGAHASAPDVPGSDQEQTDFYFSGVITLDDAPIPDVTVTIEGNGFDAETVTDADGRWRLYVPEKEAYTLTVDESTLPDGVIVEGESASQEVEFGLTGSKVINLFLGEGVRETTSFADQVVERIINGLNFGLLLALAAIGVSLIYGTTGLTNFAHAEMVTFGAIMAVLVGVTFAVPMWLTIPVVVVVGAAFGWALDAGLWRPLRRKGIGLVPLMIVSIGLSLAIRYTFQFFLGGSTTQLPGADSPKIQILGAIRLSPVSMMSMGISIVVLVGVAFWLVKTRVGKATRAISDNPGLAAASGIDVDRVVRIVWMLSASLAALGGILWGYFRPGVRWDMGVHILLLIFAAVTLGGLGTAFGALVGAIIVGLLVEVSTLWLPSDLKYVGALAVLILILLVRPQGILGRKERLG is encoded by the coding sequence GTGAGTCCGACCTTCTCGACCACGAGACGCGTGGCCCCTTGGGCGGCGACTCTCGTCGGTCTTCTCCTCGCAGCCGTGATGGTGCTGTTCGGTGCGCCGAGCGGAGCGCATGCTTCCGCACCGGACGTTCCTGGCAGCGACCAGGAACAGACGGACTTCTACTTCTCGGGCGTGATCACGCTCGACGACGCTCCCATACCGGACGTCACCGTGACGATCGAAGGCAACGGTTTCGACGCCGAGACCGTGACCGACGCCGACGGGCGCTGGCGTCTCTACGTGCCTGAGAAGGAGGCATACACCCTCACTGTGGACGAGTCCACACTGCCGGACGGCGTGATCGTCGAAGGCGAGTCCGCGTCTCAGGAGGTCGAGTTCGGACTCACCGGGTCGAAGGTGATCAACCTCTTCCTCGGAGAGGGAGTCCGTGAGACGACGTCGTTCGCCGACCAGGTGGTCGAACGCATCATCAACGGGCTGAACTTCGGTCTGCTCCTCGCTCTGGCCGCGATCGGCGTCTCGCTCATCTACGGAACGACAGGTCTCACGAACTTCGCACACGCCGAGATGGTCACCTTCGGCGCGATCATGGCCGTACTGGTGGGTGTCACCTTCGCCGTGCCGATGTGGCTGACGATTCCGGTGGTCGTCGTGGTCGGCGCGGCATTCGGATGGGCGTTGGACGCCGGTCTCTGGCGTCCACTCCGTCGCAAGGGCATCGGCCTCGTTCCGCTGATGATCGTGAGCATCGGGCTCTCCCTCGCCATCCGCTACACGTTCCAGTTCTTCCTCGGCGGATCCACCACGCAGCTCCCCGGAGCGGATTCCCCGAAGATCCAGATCCTCGGGGCCATCCGGCTCTCCCCTGTCAGCATGATGTCGATGGGAATCAGCATCGTCGTCCTCGTCGGTGTCGCCTTCTGGCTGGTGAAGACCCGAGTGGGCAAGGCGACCAGAGCGATCTCGGACAACCCCGGTCTCGCGGCGGCGTCGGGCATCGACGTCGATCGCGTCGTGCGGATCGTCTGGATGCTGTCCGCGTCGCTCGCTGCACTCGGTGGCATCCTCTGGGGCTACTTCCGACCGGGAGTGCGCTGGGACATGGGCGTGCATATCCTGCTGCTCATCTTCGCGGCGGTGACGCTCGGTGGTCTCGGCACGGCGTTCGGAGCGCTGGTCGGTGCGATCATCGTCGGACTCCTCGTCGAGGTCTCCACTCTGTGGCTACCGTCCGACCTCAAGTACGTGGGTGCCCTCGCGGTGCTCATCCTCATTCTGCTCGTGAGGCCTCAGGGAATCCTGGGCCGTAAAGAGAGACTCGGTTAG
- the rarD gene encoding EamA family transporter RarD yields the protein MTPTNAASRATRTAGVAYAGGAYLLWGVLPLYFLLLTPTGPWEVVAWRVLLSLVFCLLLLTVTRGWAAFGAIIRQPGLLAWTALAGVLIYVNWQVFLIGTLSGHIVETSLGYFINPITTVLLGVFVLKERIRRLQWAAIGIAAVAVIVIVLFYGSFPWIALSLTASFGVYGLIKKKIGPAVDAISGLTLESFWLIPIAVVQLMLVAATPEGLTMGSHGVWHAVLLGFAGVATAVPLLLFAAGTRRVNLTVIGMIQFVTPVMQFIIGAVVLGEPMPPERWAGFIIVWIAIGVFVVDLLLAMRRGGRVNVVRTT from the coding sequence GTGACCCCGACGAACGCCGCATCCCGAGCCACTCGGACAGCGGGAGTCGCGTACGCCGGGGGCGCGTACCTGCTCTGGGGCGTGCTGCCCCTCTACTTCCTGCTGCTCACGCCGACGGGGCCGTGGGAGGTGGTCGCGTGGCGGGTGCTGCTGTCGCTCGTCTTCTGTCTGCTGCTTCTCACCGTGACGCGCGGCTGGGCGGCGTTCGGTGCGATCATCCGGCAGCCGGGGCTGCTGGCATGGACCGCTCTGGCCGGCGTCCTGATCTACGTCAACTGGCAGGTGTTCCTCATCGGCACCCTCTCGGGGCACATCGTCGAGACCAGCCTCGGGTACTTCATCAACCCGATCACCACGGTGCTGCTCGGAGTGTTCGTGCTCAAGGAGCGCATCCGCAGGCTGCAGTGGGCTGCGATCGGCATCGCCGCGGTCGCCGTGATCGTGATCGTCCTCTTCTACGGCTCGTTCCCGTGGATCGCCCTGTCGCTGACTGCCTCGTTCGGCGTCTACGGGCTCATCAAGAAGAAGATCGGCCCCGCGGTCGATGCGATCAGCGGTCTCACCCTCGAGTCGTTCTGGCTGATCCCGATCGCCGTCGTGCAGCTGATGCTCGTCGCCGCCACCCCTGAAGGACTCACGATGGGCTCCCACGGCGTCTGGCATGCGGTGCTGCTCGGCTTCGCGGGAGTGGCGACGGCGGTGCCGCTGCTGCTCTTCGCCGCCGGCACCAGACGCGTCAACCTGACCGTCATCGGGATGATCCAGTTCGTCACGCCCGTCATGCAGTTCATCATCGGCGCGGTGGTGCTCGGCGAGCCGATGCCGCCCGAGCGCTGGGCGGGGTTCATCATCGTCTGGATCGCGATCGGCGTCTTCGTCGTCGACCTCCTGCTCGCGATGCGGCGCGGTGGACGCGTGAACGTGGTTCGTACGACCTGA
- a CDS encoding ABC transporter ATP-binding protein: MTPSSLTGAVEDEAARTDRVVVQVTDLDAGYLPGINIINGSNLTAHKGELIGIIGPNGAGKSTLLKSIFGMVKVRAGSISVNGESIVGLKSDKLVQRGVGFVPQTNNVFPSLTIEENLQMGLFQRPKAYNERLEFVTGIFAELGKRLKQRAGSLSGGERQMVAMSRALMMDPAVLLLDEPSAGLSPVRQDDAFIRVSDINKAGVTTIMVEQNARRCLQICDRGYVLDQGRVAYEGTGRDLLNDPKVIGLYLGTLGQD, translated from the coding sequence GTGACCCCGAGCTCCCTCACCGGCGCTGTCGAAGACGAAGCAGCGCGCACCGATCGGGTCGTCGTCCAGGTGACCGACCTCGACGCCGGGTACCTGCCCGGCATCAACATCATCAACGGCTCAAACCTCACCGCCCACAAAGGCGAGTTGATCGGCATCATCGGGCCCAACGGTGCCGGCAAATCGACCCTTCTGAAGTCGATCTTCGGCATGGTCAAGGTTCGCGCCGGCAGCATCTCGGTGAACGGAGAGAGCATCGTCGGGCTGAAGTCCGACAAGCTCGTGCAGCGCGGAGTGGGATTCGTCCCGCAGACGAACAACGTCTTCCCCTCGCTCACGATCGAGGAGAACCTGCAGATGGGGCTCTTCCAGAGGCCGAAAGCGTACAACGAGCGCCTCGAGTTCGTGACCGGCATCTTCGCCGAGCTCGGCAAGCGGCTCAAGCAGCGTGCGGGATCGCTCTCCGGAGGTGAGCGCCAGATGGTGGCGATGAGTCGCGCATTGATGATGGATCCGGCCGTGCTGCTGCTCGACGAGCCCAGCGCCGGCCTCTCCCCCGTCCGTCAGGACGACGCCTTCATCCGCGTCTCCGACATCAACAAGGCCGGCGTCACGACCATCATGGTCGAGCAGAACGCTCGCCGTTGCCTTCAGATCTGCGACCGCGGCTACGTGCTCGACCAGGGGCGCGTGGCGTACGAGGGAACGGGACGCGATCTGCTGAATGACCCCAAGGTGATCGGCCTTTACCTCGGCACACTCGGCCAGGACTGA
- a CDS encoding response regulator — protein sequence MPQDAPRVLVVDDDPDVALLVKTVLERRAGCEVSVAHDGHAAVAALETFTPDVVVTDIEMPGLDGLELLAALRRDDPLLPVIVMTAHVSVEYAVSALRAQADEFLTKPLDNGKLVEAVLRLATEGRVRREAGRTKEVVLAIGAHPDDVEIGVGGILAAHAQAGDSITILTLSRGARGGDADSRQHESLASAEILGARLFVKDLIDTEISGGGTTVRLIEEVVQEVQPTIVYTHSSNDRHQDHRAVSEATIAATRRVGTVACYQSPSATIDFRPTRFVRIDQYLDQKLRLLECFGSQTATRDYLEPDFVTATARYWSRFGGGAAVEPLEVVRETAEFIGAHELTRKES from the coding sequence ATGCCCCAGGATGCTCCCCGCGTCCTCGTCGTCGATGACGACCCTGACGTCGCCCTGCTCGTGAAGACCGTGCTGGAGAGGCGGGCCGGGTGCGAGGTCTCGGTCGCGCACGACGGCCACGCCGCCGTCGCGGCACTCGAGACCTTCACCCCCGACGTGGTCGTCACCGACATCGAGATGCCAGGTCTCGACGGCCTCGAGCTGCTGGCAGCGCTGCGTCGCGATGATCCGCTGCTGCCCGTGATCGTGATGACCGCGCATGTCTCGGTCGAGTACGCGGTGTCGGCCCTGCGCGCGCAGGCCGACGAGTTCCTCACGAAGCCGCTCGACAACGGGAAGCTCGTCGAGGCAGTGCTGCGGCTCGCGACCGAGGGTCGAGTGCGACGTGAAGCGGGCCGCACCAAGGAGGTCGTGCTCGCGATCGGCGCGCACCCCGACGACGTCGAGATCGGCGTCGGCGGAATCCTCGCGGCGCACGCCCAGGCCGGCGATTCGATCACCATCCTCACCCTCTCGCGCGGTGCTCGGGGCGGAGACGCCGACAGCCGACAGCACGAGTCGCTCGCGTCGGCCGAGATCCTCGGCGCGCGGCTGTTCGTCAAAGACCTCATCGACACCGAGATCTCGGGCGGCGGCACCACGGTGCGGCTGATCGAGGAGGTCGTCCAGGAGGTGCAGCCGACCATCGTGTACACGCACTCGTCGAACGATCGCCATCAGGACCACCGCGCGGTGAGCGAGGCGACCATCGCCGCGACCCGCCGGGTGGGCACAGTCGCCTGCTACCAGAGCCCCTCGGCAACGATCGACTTCCGGCCGACGCGGTTCGTGCGCATCGACCAGTACCTCGACCAGAAGCTGAGACTGCTCGAGTGCTTCGGTTCGCAGACGGCTACCCGCGATTACCTCGAACCCGACTTCGTGACGGCCACCGCTCGATACTGGTCGCGTTTCGGCGGGGGAGCGGCCGTCGAGCCGCTCGAGGTCGTGCGCGAGACCGCCGAGTTCATCGGCGCCCACGAACTCACTCGAAAGGAGAGCTGA